ATGAAGAGGAAAGTTAGTAGAACAAGAATAATGCACAAGCAGTACATTTTAAGGTATGCTGGGGTTATAATGTATAGGCAAGCAAAACAGGAAGTACTAAAAATTACCAGTGAGCAGCTTGAAACGAAAGTATGTGGTTGGGAACTAGTAAACTCAAGAACAATAGTTGTTAATTTGGACTCAGAAATCAAAGTGTCCTATATTCAAGAGTAGACAGCAACTGAAGATTCCAATATATTAGATaaagatgaaccatggaccttgccattggtagggaggcttgcaggcctcagggatacagatagccgtaccgtaggtgtgaccacaatggaggggtatctgctgagaggtcagacaaacgtggttcatgaagaggggcagcagccttttcagtagttgcaggggcaacagtctggatgattgactgatgtggccttataatacaaccaaaacagccttgctgtgctggtactgcggacagctgaaagcaagataaaactacagccgtaattcttcctgacagcatgcagctctattgtatggtaaatgacgatggcatcctcttgagtaaaatatttcagcggtaaaatagtcccccattcggatctccgggcagggactactcagaaggacgtcattatcaggagaaagaaaactggcattctatggatcggagcatggaatgtcagatcccttaatcgggcaggtaggttagaaaatttaaaaagggaaatggacaagttaaacttagatacagtgggaatgtgtgaagtttggtggcaggaggatcaagacttctggtcagatgaatacagggttataaatacaaaatcaaataggggtaatgcaggagtaggttaagtaatgaataaaaaaataggagtgctcttaagctactatgaacagcatagtgaatgcattattgtagccaagatagacacgaagcccatgcctaccacagtagtataagtttatataccGACTAgtttcgcagatgatgaagagatagaagaaatgtacggtgcggtaaaagaaattattcagatagtgaagggagatgaaaatttaatagtcatgggggactggaattcggtagtaggaaaaggaagagaaggaaaagcagtaggtgaatatggaatgggggtaaggaacgaaagaggaagccgcctggcagaattttgcacagagcataacttaatcatagctaatactttgtttaagaatcatgaaagaaggctgtatatgtggaagaggcctggagacactggaaggtttcagatagattatacaatggttagacagagatttaggaaccaggttttaaaaagtaagacatttccaggagcagatgtggactctgaccacaatttattggttatgaactgtagattaacactgaagaaactgcaaaaaggtgggaatttaaggagatgggacctggataaactgaaagaatcagaggttgtagagagtttcagagagagcattatggaacgattgacaagaatggggagaagaaatacagcagaagaagaatgggtagctttgagagatgaaatagtgaaggcagcagaggatcaagtaggtaaaaaattgagggctagtagaaatcattgggttacagaagatatattaaatttcattgatgaaccgagaaaatataaaaacgcagtaaatgaaaaggcaaaaaggaataaaaacgtctcaaaaacgagaccgacaggaagagcaaaatggctaagcagggatggttagaggacaaatgtaaggatgtagaggcatgtatcactaaggctaggatagatactgcctacaggaaaattaaagagacctttagagaaaagagaaccacctgtctgactatcaagtgctcagatggaaaaccagttccaagcaaagaagggaaagcagaaaggtggaaggagtatattgagggtctataaaatggcaatgtacttgagggccatattaaggaaatgtaagaggacgtagatgaagatgaaatggaagatacgatacagcgtgaagaatttggcagagcactggaagacctcagtcgaagcaaggccccgggagtagacaacattccattagaactactactgataaccttgggagagccagccatgacaaaactctaccatctggtgagcaagatgtatgagacaggtgaaataccctcagacttcaagaagaatataataattctaatcccaaaaaaagtaggtgttgacaggtgtgaaaattaccaaactatcagtttaataaatcaaggctgcaaaatactaacatgaatactttacagacgaattgaaaaactggtagaagcgtcctcagggaagatcagcctgaattccgtagaaatgttggaacacttgaggaaatactgaccctacaacttatcttagaagatagattcaggaaaggcaaacctacgtttccagcatttgttgacttagagaaagctattgacaatcttggatggaatactctctttcaaattctgaaggtggtaggaatcaaatacagggagtgaaaggctatttacaatttgtacagaaaccagatggctgttatacgagtcaaggggcatgagagggaagcagtggttgggaacggactgaaacagggttgaagcctatccccgatgttattcaatctctatctcgagcaagcagtaaaggaaacaaaagtaaaatttggagtaggaattaaaatccatggtgaagaaataaaactttgaggtttgctgacgacattgtaattctgtcagacacagcaaaggacctggaagagtagttgaatggaatggacagtgtcttgaaagaaggatataagatgaacatcaacaaaagcaaaatgaggataatggaatgcagtcgaattaaatcaggtgatgctgagggaattagattacaaaaggagacacttaaagtagtagatgagttttgctatttcggcagcaaaataactgatgatggtcaaagtagagaggatataaaatgtagactggcaatggcaaggaaattgtttctgaagaagagaaggttattgacatcaagtatagatttaagtgtcaggaagtcttttctgaaagtatttgtgtggagtgcagctatctatggaagtgaaacatgaatgataaatagtttagctaagaagagaatagaagctttcgaaatgtggtgctgtaaaagaatgctgaagattagatggctagatcacataactaatgaggaggtactgaatagaagtggtgagaagaggaatttgtagcacaacttgaccagaagaagggatcggttggtagggcatgttctgaggcatcaagtattggagggaagtgtggagggtaaaaatcttggaGGGAGACCTAgtgatcaatacactaagcagattcacaaggatgtgggctgcagcagTTACTcattgatgaagaggcttgcacacgatagagtagcattgagagctgcatcaaaccagtctctggaatgacgaccacaacaacaacagataaagaTGAATTCTATGCACAACTACAATGAGTTGTGGACAAAGAGATTGGCAGAGGACACCACATACTAACAGGAGACTTCAGTGGTAGAATGGGTCAGGACAAAATAATAGCACATGGGAGCAAGAGCACTTGTGGTGGTGCAGAGAAAACTCGAAACAATAGTCACAGGTGTATAATAGAATTCTGCTAGGAAAACGAACTGTTACCAAGATACTCCTTTTCCCCCACAAACAAGTGCATAGCATTACCCACAAAGCTGAAAGCAGAAATGCTAAAAACATTACTGATTACTTTATATGTCCCCAAAATTAAAATTGATTAAactgaaggcatttcagaaggaaGAGAGGACGACTCAGTATGCAGAATTGTTGACAAGGCTGCAAAGTAGAACTAATGTGGATGAGGTTATTAGTATCACATGGATTAAACTGTAGTCGGTACTAGTACAGTCAGCAAAAGACGTATGTAGGAACATAGTAGAGACAAGGAAGAAAAGAATAAGTTGATGGAGTGAGGATGTGAAGCAGGTGGTGAAGTAATATGAAGGAATGTTGGAAAAGATATATTGCATCTCATATGGGAAACAACAGGCTAGAGTGTAGGGTAAGAAGTAATGAAGTGAAATGCATGGTGAAGGAATCTAAAAAGAAATCTTCGGAGGAATTTGGAAACATAGTTGAGGGCAGAGCAAGGGGGAACAACACAAACAGCTTCTGGAAAACCACAAAACCACTAAGAGGGAAATACAAGAAGCAAACAAAGACAATTAGGAATGGGATAAGTTAGTGTCAGAGAAAGCAGCAGTGCTCGAGGTGTGGAGAAGACACTAtaaagaaaagtttaaaaaaagagaaaaaaagactgagggaatacaaaaaaatggctctgagcactatgcgaattaacatctgaggtcatcagtcccctagaacttagaactacttaaacctaactaacctaagaacagcacacacatccatgcccgagtattcgaacctgtgaccgtagcggtcgcgcggttccagactgaagcgcctagaaccactcggccacaccgaccggctgaggGAATACAAGAAGAAGGAATTATCATTGGTCAATATGAAATTATGCAAGATAAATTTCATAAATTCTTTCTGACAAGCAAAAGCTGCATGAAGTTAACACGGACATAAGGGTAGCTATGCAAGAAGTGTTCCGTAACATCATAAGAGAGGTCGTATCTCCAGATTGTCAAAGAACACTAAATAGTTTTGGTGCTGTGTAAAATCCATCAGTGAAATAAAGTGATGTGTTCACATGCTCACTGATCACAATGTTAGTGAAGGTAATAAAATACTAAATTCTGTTTTCCAAAACAAAGCAGAGCAGAATGCAGTTTCTGCTCTGGCCATCACACAGACAGGAAAATGACTTGCATACAAATAAGCGATAACTGAACGGGAAATCAGCTAACATTTATCTTTAAGAGAAGTCCATTGGACTGGATGCCTGTTAAATTCTGTGTTGAATATACAGAACAACTGCCCCTGCTTAAAGCAATAATTTACTGCAGGTCACAGAGAAATTGTACAAAACAAAAAGGACTTGTGTATCATAGAGGGCCTTACTCACAAAATTCTGAGAGACCATGTTCAAAGACGAGCCCAAAAACTCGCTGATTCCTCCAAAAAGTCCCATGTAATGAGCAAGGCATGGAGAAAAGTTAGAGAAATTTGGAATTATGTAAAAAGGTGTCTGTATTTCTTCCTGTGTACCATTCAGAATGGGATAGGAAGAATGGGATAATTCTGGTGCACTGTGCAATCTCAATCACAACCTGCACTGTAGCTCACAGATTACATATCCAGTTATAGATTGTTGGTAAATGTCTCCATTTGTGCTGCAGAGATTAGTACCATTTACTGTTCTAGTTGAGATACGTAGATGTTTGCTATGTGGGCAACTATTCCATTATGAAAGATTCCACGATGCCCTGTTATCCATTACTATGTTAAACCACTGGCTGCTGCTACATAACACACTGATTGCTGCATCATTATTGCCTAGTGAGTAAACCTGCACTAAGTAGCCTGTGGCTAAGGTTTTTCCTGTGCTGGGATTACACCAGTGCCTGCCTCATCCTGTGCTGAATTCTAGAGTGTTTTATATGATGTCTCCCTCTGTCACTTGAAATTTTGTCACTGGAGAGATGTATATTACTGTAGGTGTAAAAATTAGTTTCTGGCTTGCAGCTTCCCTGTGAAGTTACAGTTGTAATAAAATCTGCAGAGACGTACAGATGGCTTTTTCTTCAGTAGTGTTTGGTACAATTTTCATAGCCAATTCTGAAAGATGGTGTCACTTTCAGATTCTTTGGATTATCAATTAAATCTCTTGTCGAAACAAAAGACTGCCGTGCTAAATCTGCTTAAGTAGATGTTACATGCCTTGGGACTGTTGCTTTTAGAATTTATGGGAGAATTATAGCTAACGTCAACATCAAATAATTTGTCCTCACTGTCGTTCTCTGTGAGTATCTCCACGCTCTCTTTCTCAGTGTGACTACaacaatttgaaattttatttatagAATACGTACTGAGGAAAACACTGTGTTGCCAATGCTGATGAGCAATAAGACATAAAGGGAAGTTGAATGCAGCAAAACGAAGTCGCAAAGTATCCAAACAAAACTTATCATCCAGAACTGTGTACAGCTACCAAGATACGGAGAGGGCATTCTGTTATAGGCTTAAAATCACCAACAGAAAACAGGAACCTCAGTGGTGGAGCATCTATATGATCACTAGTGTTCAGGGGCCCATGCTACTTGCCAGTATAGAACATTCAATAATTATCAAGGAAACGGTTCCTTTTGTGGCATACATCTCATCTACCAATATCGTGACAGAGTTCTTGAGGAGGGAGAGGGCAATTATTGTTCCTCGCATAACAGTACTGCTGAAACATAAGACAAAGATTCACTTTTCAAGTCAACAGCTTCGATAAAACCTATGTTACAATATTATAAACACTGATCGCAGCACTCACTTCAGCACGTTAGCAGGCATCATCTGTGACTCAGGAGCTGCTTCAAACATAGACTGCCATGTATTGGTAGAATTCGGGATAACATATCCAAACTCAAAAAACCATTCTTCTAGGCATCGTCCCTGCAATTGACAAATTTATGAAATTAATTGTAGAATATTCTATatgattttattttcattcatcTCAAAATTGATTATGATCTGATAATACAATGTGCTCTATATCAACCGCAAAAATTCTGTCAGTAAAAATGGAACCATAACCCCATCTGATAATTCAAAAATATACCTTGCACTATTCACAGCTGGAAAACCTCAGAAACTGTAGCAATAGACCAATCAATAATTAAAGCTAAGCttttttctcattacttctgttgtctttcttgtacacttcactgtGATAAATGTACTGCCAGCAGCAAAAAATAGTTTTATCTCAATGAATGCAATATTGATGGTTATTTATTTATACAACACAAGATGAAAGTGAACACAATAGTGAAAAACTGTGGAATGCTAGGTTTATGCCCCCTATAAAATGTACTGAAGAAGACTCATTATGCTATCTATAAGAGCTGCCTGAAATAACACGCTGCCTCATTAGTTAGGTATGTGGCGAACATATGATAATTGTATATCTCATGCAAGGAAATTTGAAATTCTCCTTTTGGGAATGGTTTCCTTTGGACTTCTTTCTCAACTTATGGTTTTCTCAAGACCTGTCACCTTATGTTTTGTCCATTCAATAAATTTTTAGTGCAGTAGTATTCTGTAATACCACATACCAAAcacttttaatttctttatttgtaaTCCCATGATGCACTTTCATACGATATTGTACACAAGATTTATAGTTTCAGCAACTTTTTCCCACATACTCTCTTCATATCTGATAGTAAAAGAGCTTGTTTCATATGTGCCACTTTACCTCTGGTGTCTTCATTTGTTCAGTACCTTCACGTAATATTAATTGCTGCATAAGAGAATACACTACTGTGCCATTTTAAAGTCACTATTCTGTTATCTACCAATCTCGCTTACTTAACATCTTTGTTTTTCTTATCCTTAACTCAATTCAAAGTTCTACTGAATCTGTTCCATTCTTGGCCAAAGGCATATGACCGAAttattaatttcttttcctttagcacTTACCAATATTCTCCACTCTGATTTTTGTTACTCTCCATTCTTAAGCACACTAGTTAAACATCATGAGTGAAAAGCATGTCAGCTTTACATATTTCTTAATATTAAAAGCTTTTGTTGGGATCCTACATTTTTATGGATGTCTTAGATTACTGTGGATGAAAAATTATTTTAGATTGTGTGGAAACAAGGCTTCACAGAATGGACTGCCTTGTAGAGTATCAATTCAGGAAATCTTAATCTTGTTAATAGTCTTCAGGGGTTTGCTGCCGGACAGCAAACCCGTGAAGACATTTACAACACATCCacaggaaagcttgaagagtcaatCCTTAATCTTATTGATGAAGTTATCTTTTTCTCTGTTTTTCCATCTGCTTTTACTTGGTAAGTAGATTTTCTCTATTATATCCGACGTGTGTATCAGAAAAAATTAACAAGTTGGGAAACAAGCAATGGAAGTAGTTGTGGATGAAATTCAAGCTTGCACATTTAAATACACCTTGATTTTTTCAGTCATTTCTTGTCCCATAATCTGTATATTTCATAAGTCCCATTTACAAACAACTTATTCCTCCCTTTGGTATTGCCAGCACATTTCCCTACCTTTTATTTATCTTTACACTGCAGCTCAGAAATCCAAGAGAGTCATGACTGAAATCATCTAATGCTTCTTTACAGTGCAGTTCAGAAACCTGAAAGAGCCGTGAttaaaatcatttaattcttctgctgctttagcCCACTTCTGTAACTGACATGGATAGGCTTCTTACTCAGAAGAGTGAACAGTTCTCCCAACTAATATTACTACAGAAGTGCAACTACCTTtgcatgaacaataaaaaaatgcaACTAGCTCAAGGATATCAAGTGTATTATTTCGGACCTTAAATAGCACTTTCTGTTCTAATCTAAACTTCTCCATTGCTTCTgcagatgaaaaatttatttctCTCGAGACTGCTCGGCACTTTAGGATCTTCTTTGGAACTCGTGCTTCATGTTCGACATCTGGTACTGATCTGGAACATGATACATACATAATAAATAGAGATTATGCAATGTGAGGTCAAAAGAACCAAGTATATAAACACATAATTGCCAATTTTTGTGAAGGGTAACTTACAAATCTTGGTAGCCTTGCCACAGAATTTTTCCAGTGTCAGCATCTCTTAATACCATCCAGTTACTGAATATATTTGTTAAGAATAAACAGGTGAAGGATAGTGACAAACATTCATGTAATACCAAGTTATCACCAACAACCATTTTCTACACGTGTGTATTTCTACCATAGGATAACACACACGTAATGTCAAAAACTGTCTGAATTATAACCCATCATTTCCTGGGTTAAAATATACATTTCTTCAGTATCTACCAGTACACTGCAGTGTTGGTAATGTAGCCATATTCAAGAAAATGTTTGGTTTATTACAGGTGAAATACAAAATCTAAAACAACTAGCTGTTACCTGTAGCTCTGTTCACATACCAATAGCTTTGTTATGGTGAGTAAGTAAACTATTGCAAAAGCAATATCAGCTGCCCTCACATCTGCCTGTTTGGGTAAACATAGCTCGTGATGtgccctgcctccccccccccccccccccaacgtcccAATGCACAATGCAGACGGGTGTGGACAGGAGCACGCATCAATCCATCATGTTACTGAAGTAGCTGTACACTGCACTGTACAaaatgtacattatg
This genomic interval from Schistocerca serialis cubense isolate TAMUIC-IGC-003099 chromosome 8, iqSchSeri2.2, whole genome shotgun sequence contains the following:
- the LOC126416198 gene encoding retinal rod rhodopsin-sensitive cGMP 3',5'-cyclic phosphodiesterase subunit delta, encoding MEDSTESAAETTVESEDSELTKAPHRGEEIMKGFQVNWMVLRDADTGKILWQGYQDLSVPDVEHEARVPKKILKCRAVSREINFSSAEAMEKFRLEQKVLFKGRCLEEWFFEFGYVIPNSTNTWQSMFEAAPESQMMPANVLNGNVVIETKFFDDDMLVSTSKVRLYYV